The DNA sequence CGGCCGACTACGTCTCGCCGAAGCCCACCCAGCGCATCGCCGACGAGGGCCGCATCGAGGTACGGCACGCCCGCAAGCTCACCCTGATCAAGGACGGCCGCACCACGGTCCACACCGTCACGGCGCTCAACGTCGGCGACGCGCTCGAGGAGCTCGACCTCGACCCCGACAAGGTCAAGCTCTCCGCGTCGGTGATGCGGCAGATCCCCCTCACCGGCCTCCGCCTCAGCGTCACCACCATCCGCGAGATCGACGTGGTCAAGGACGGGCGGCGGATCCGCATGACCACCACCGCCCGGACCATCCGCGAGGCGCTGGAGAGCAACGGCATCACCGTCGGCAAGGACGAGAAGGTACGGCCCAAGCTGTCCGCCTTCCCGGAGGACGGCCAGGTGGTCCGGATCATCCCGGTCACCCCGCCGCGCACCGAGCCGATCCGCCCCGAGGTCGCCCGCCTCAACTGGAACGCTCTCGCCCAGTGCGAGACCGGCGGCAACCCGCGCGCGGTCGACCCGGCGGGCACGAACTTCGGCATGTACGCGATCAGCCTGCAGATGTGGCGCGCGGTCGGCGGCAAGAAGACCCCAGTGGACTGGCCCGCCGAGGAGCAGACCTACCGGGCCCAGCTGCTCTACCAGAAGGTGGAGGGCCGCTGGCAGCGGCAGTGGCCGAACTGCGGGTCCCGGCTCTTCGACTGACCGCGGCGCGGCACGGCCGGGGCCGTCCGGCCCGGTCCCGGGTACGGCCGTGCCCGCCGTACCGCGCGGACGACCCGAGCGCCCCGCCGGGTGCGAGACACTTGGGGGGTGCTTAGGGGAGAGACGGGGAGTGGGAAGCCGTGAGCCTGCTCGGCCCGGCGGACATCCGGGTGCTGGCCGACAAGCTGGCCCTCCGGCCGACGAAGCGGCTGGGCCAGAACTTCGTGATCGACGGCGGCACCGTGCGCCGCATCGTCCGTACCGCTGAGCTCAGCGCCGACGACGTGGTGATCGAGGTGGGCCCGGGCCTGGGCTCGCTCACCCTCGCCCTGCTCGAGCAGGTGCGCAGGGTGATCGCGGTGGAGATCGACCCGGTGCTCGCCCGGCAGCTGCCGCACACCGTGGCCGAGCGCATGCCCGAGGCGGCCGACCGGCTCACCGTCATCACCGCCGACGCGCTGCGGCTGCGCCCGGACGACCTCGACGAGGCCCCGGACGTGCTCGTCGCCAACCTGCCGTACAACGTGGCCGTGCCGGTCGTGCTCCACCTGCTCGAGGTGCTGCCCACGCTGCGCGGCGGCCTCGTCATGGTGCAGGCCGAGGTGGCCGACCGCCTCGCCGCCCGCCCCGGCTCCAAGATCTACGGCGTGCCCTCGGTGAAGACCGCCTGGTACGCCGAGGTGCGCAAGGC is a window from the Thermopolyspora flexuosa genome containing:
- a CDS encoding resuscitation-promoting factor, with amino-acid sequence MRQAEPPQDVPRPSQPDGASQTTPGHSASPAGERDEQRPQAGPVPEHDREAAPSQEPARSPASPPVAEGAAEAAGGDGQAQRRRKRPAPAVSGAKPRTRKGKGRPGRSRRISSILIGVAGSLVGGVSLGMFVVFGLAKEVHLMVDGEPIDIHTFADTVAEALERADVKIGPADYVSPKPTQRIADEGRIEVRHARKLTLIKDGRTTVHTVTALNVGDALEELDLDPDKVKLSASVMRQIPLTGLRLSVTTIREIDVVKDGRRIRMTTTARTIREALESNGITVGKDEKVRPKLSAFPEDGQVVRIIPVTPPRTEPIRPEVARLNWNALAQCETGGNPRAVDPAGTNFGMYAISLQMWRAVGGKKTPVDWPAEEQTYRAQLLYQKVEGRWQRQWPNCGSRLFD
- the rsmA gene encoding 16S rRNA (adenine(1518)-N(6)/adenine(1519)-N(6))-dimethyltransferase RsmA encodes the protein MSLLGPADIRVLADKLALRPTKRLGQNFVIDGGTVRRIVRTAELSADDVVIEVGPGLGSLTLALLEQVRRVIAVEIDPVLARQLPHTVAERMPEAADRLTVITADALRLRPDDLDEAPDVLVANLPYNVAVPVVLHLLEVLPTLRGGLVMVQAEVADRLAARPGSKIYGVPSVKTAWYAEVRKAGPVGRTVFWPVPNVDSGLVALVRRDPPPTAATREEVFAVVDAAFAQRRKTLRAALAGWAGGAARAEEILKAAGIDPAARGEQLEITDFARIAEAARKIG